In Triplophysa rosa linkage group LG2, Trosa_1v2, whole genome shotgun sequence, the genomic window tTTAGGTGGAGGCGCTAATGTtattaactaaataaataaaaaactagaaTGAAAACAAATTAAGCCTGAAATATTCCAAATAAATTGTGTTAGAAGCCCATAACAAAATTGATGTTAATGATGTTAATTGATGCCAAATATtagtaaaacaacaataactgttatgatttatgataataaaaaccATACTTTTGAGATTATTTGGccaatatttaaaggggtcatatgacacagctaaaaggaatattatggtaatgtgtctacaggatttaaggttgaaaaacgctgtattttcctcatattgtgcatgtttgtatctcctctttgctccgcctctctgaaacacgcagatttttgacaaagctcatggctctgaaaagcgaggtgtgctgtgattggccagttcaccagtgcgtagtgattggtggaatactgcaagtgtgtagcgcctctgaccatatttggaacatcaggttcctcttcaattgtactgacaggtacgcccaccttacttgcgtctacatttgggcggtctcagtcaaatcagaccaccaactgatgtagatttgtgggggtgtggctacacgaggtgtttcaggcaggtctgggtgagcattcgcttttacatagaacgactcttttgttcccacactttcatttctgcaattttacacgtctaatacatgcatgagcgacttataacacaccaaagacacagaaaaacacgtgttcgcgccatatgacccctttaaatcaaaGCCCCCACACAAGCACTGTGTTCATTTGAAATCTCAGTGGTTCTCATGATATTTGTCACGTGAGAACTGATGAGTGACTGATGTGTTTCTATGTTTGAAGTTTTCCCACACGCTGCGcttgaattgtcatttttgtttgtgaattATTCACGATTTGTGGATTATAATGAGCAGATGTGTGAGAGTCAGCAGTCTGCTGGAGGGTTAGGTGGGAGTTGAGGGGTCAGGAGGAACAGAAATAGAGATTTAAATGTTTGAagttgacgtgtgtgtgtgcgtgtgcgtctgCAGGTTATCATACTGATAGGAAATAAAGCAGATCTTGAAGCCCAGCGAGATGTGACGTATGAAGAAgccaaacagtttgctgaagagaACGGTGAGTTCACAACACAAACCGCCATCGTGCGATGTTCATCACGGGAGCTTTGAATGCTGATGATCTGCTCATTCTTTCAGGTCTTCTGTTCCTGGAGGCCAGCGCTAAAACGTGAGTTATTCTTTCTGTGTGGACTTTCATTCTGATTCAACGCAGAATGACTGAATATGTTCATCATCTGTTTTGTGCCACATTACAGAGGTGAGAATGTAGAGGACGCTTTCCTGGAAGCAGCCAAGAAGGTCTACCAGAACATTCAGGACGGCAGTCTGGATCTGAACGCAGCCGAGTCGGGCGTCCAGCATAAACCGTCAGCGCCGCAGGGCGGTCGTCTCACCAGTGAGCCTCAGCCGCAGAGAGAAGGATGCAGCTGTTAATGCCAGACACATTCCTCCTCCTCgttacatcatcatcatcacacgtGACCACACGGGCGGGGGGAGGAATCCCAGGCCGGGGCTTCATTTCTTTCCGTGTCTTCACTTTCTCACTCTCCCCGTCAGTGTGACTGTTTTTTTCCCGTCATGCACTAACTGTTGCTCATGAGTCAGCTGATAACCAGTCAGGTTATTTATATTGATTTTATAACGCAATAACATCGTCACGTTCATTCGTCTGTAATGTGACTGACACAGAAGGCTGACTAGTTACACGGGCGTTCAGAACTGACTGACCCTCACATGGGGGGTCATCTGTGAGCCGCTACATAACAAACACAGAATAATCCATCATCAACACTGAAGCGTGTCAGTTCTGTTACTTTTCTCATGTTTGTGAATGAAAGACACTTTATGGAAAGATGTGTTTTATAaacgtctgtctgtgtgtgtgtgtgtgtgtgtgtgtgtgtgtgtgtaaatctcGTGAAGAGCGTCTAAAGTCACTCTAAAGACAAGAAAACATGGAAAATAGAAATGATATTTTGCATTGTGACAATTTTCTTAACGCATTCCCCCCTCCCAtaattctcattactgtaaaatCACAGATCTCTCAATGATTGTCATACCATGAATATCTTTGAATTCAGTGTGATGGCGATTTCACAATACTAAGTCTTTTTTTTTGTACGCAAAACCATTTCTTCCTTTGATTTGTGGGTGAAATACAGTATTATCTGGACTGGTTCACCCATCAACACGTTAACctgattattatttgtattgcCTTATGATTAATGTTAATATCACTAAATGATTTTTTCCAGCAGTCCGTCCGTCTGCTGTGATGTCAGCTTGTATAAtaacagcgtgtgtgtgtgatgtgacaTCTGCTGTATATAAAGCTCTAGAactctgatgatgatgatgctgcTCGCTCGCTTGGAAAATCTCTTACGGTGTAAAATGCACATGAACTCTTCTACCACAGAACGTCTCATCAGTCGTGAGTTTTCATTGGAAGACGAGGTGGTACAAACTGTCTGAATGAACTCTtctcacatgaaaaaaaacaaacaaacacgtaGCCGacatatgtatacattttaaaggAGCCGTTGCTAACATTTGAAATCTGTTCTTGTGTGtatatgattttaaaatgttgacattttgatttgaatgacaataaaactgcaacagaaataacaaaacagtgTTGTGCTTTCAACAGATTTAAAAAGGAGACCAGAATGAATTCATGTTGTTTTAGACCTGATTTTCAATGCATCATAGCAGAACTTTATAACAGCGCAGtgcacaaacacaaactctGAGCCTCCTTCAAGTAGCAAAACTGTTTTGTACTTTATGCAACAAAAATTGCACCACGGTTACAGAAAGAATGaactgaaagagaaaaacaagtGATGTGTATTTACAAAGATGAGCGATTAGTTTACAAAAGAGTGACGCTTGAATACAAATAAAAGAGTAGTGGCATGATTTATAagagaaaatagaaaaatgtcaaGATTGAATACAAGGCAGCTTGTGTCTCAGACGTGGCAGTCAGAGGGCAAAGTGTTgaaaaaacaaactaatactgaaCACATCCGTCCATCAGGCACTTGAGTCGTTCTGTCAGTGGTGTGAgaaataaagacaaacatttccaTCCACTGCTTCTTCGGTTTAGAGCCGTTCTCCTGAGAATAGTGTTTCATCTAATCTGAAGATTCCTCAAGGCCTCTGTGTGTTGATTTGGTGACTTTATGAGGCCAATAGTGAAATGGCATTCATGGCACAGTGTTGCACGCATACAAATACTTGTTTCAAAATGAAACGATAGTTCCTCACATCACAGGGAGCGTTCACGTCACACAACAAGGCCCTTTCTCCAACAACTGCATGAAATTAACCAAACAATACTATTTGTCAATACTACGACCATGAACGTACAGTATGTCATCAAAAATAGATCTTTTGatctgtaaaaaatgatgaGGCTTGAAGACGTGAGGCACATGAGGTTTGTCTACATTGCtgatataatgttgatttaacaaatacttatttctgaaaacagagGAGAGCCAAGAAATGGAATTAACGAGCGACAACTCGTCAAAATGAAGTAACTAAGACTCGGTCCTGGGCTACATTAACACCACCAAACTGGAGTTTCTTCTGATTCTGTACACGTGAGTGTTTGAAATGTTCTTCTGTTTGGCAAGAGAAATGTGAAGGTGGATTGGACTTGTTTCCTCAGAGTGTACGTCGCACCCACAAATACATGTTCCATCTATTGAAGGTCTTGGATTCTCTCCGCTACCTCTGAACAATGTCACTGATCTCTTTGACAGAGGAAAGCAGCTTTGAAAAGTCTTGTGGTGCGTTGGCTCCCCCAGTGGCAGCGGGGCAGATCTGCAGCTCTCGCAGGTTGCTCTCTAACTTATTGATGGCTTCGCGGAAAGCAAACTTGTTCCTCATCTGTTGGATGGACTCCACGTAACTCGCACAGTACTTGGACAGGTTCTTGCCGGCCTCCAAAACTGCGCTGTGACTGCCGGTCTGCTCTGAAATTCTGCCGATAGCGGCTCGCAGAAGTTCCGTGCTCTCCAGGACCATCTCGCGCGTGATGGCGGAGTTGGAAAGTCTCTCGGACGGCTGACGGGTTTTCCTCAGCGAGCGACGAGTCGTCATGAGGGGGATGAAGTTTGATCCTGCATCGCCGACAGCCGAACCCGCTCCCATAGCCAGCAGCTGACTGGTTGGGGATGTGGACGAGCTCTTTGGAGGCTGCACTTTTGAGGTGTTTTTCGGCAGTTTTTTGGCACATTCCTGGGAAAGACCACCCTTGGCTTGTTCTGTGGGTCCTGGACTTGGAGGACTTGGTTCAGACGAGCCTTTGACTTTGGTATCTGAAGCGACATCAAGAGCGAGACTCCTTGAAGTCTTTCCAGATTTGGCACTAGAAACGGGAGGTGGAGGAGGAGCAGGTTTCGGTTTGGCAAACTttactttctctctctgtaCGGGGACGTCAGGAGTCTGTTTGTGTCTACGAGATCTGCATTCATCTCCAGTCGCTCCCAGTGTTGAAATCACACCGGGTTTGAGAAGCTCAGCTTGCAAAGCACTCGTTTTGGAGCTGTCCGTCTGCAGTCGACGGCCTAGCTTAGGGGTCAGGTTTGAAGGACTTGATCCAGGACTTGAATCCGTATCCTTGAAAACCTCGTCTGACACATCCTCGCTTTTTTTGGGAAGGCGAGGTGGCGGTGTAAGGGTACCGCCGCGCTGGCCgcaatctgtttttttacggggcAGAGCAGGCTTTCCTCCAAAGGTGCCCGAGTCGAAGTGAGAGGACTGTATGTCACGTGGCAGAGTGACCGACTTCCACTCCGAACCCCGTGACATGCTAGACGTCGAGGAGGACCTTAGGAAGCGCTTGGAGTTTGAGATGGGGTCCTCTTCTGTTGGTGGAGTGCTCGCAAGTTTTCCTCCACCCCCTGATGTCGTAGGCGTGCCTTTTTTCCGTGAGTGAGAGGGAAAGAGTTGACCAGGATATAGCGGAGCTCCGTTAGTGACGCCGACACCTGCCGTACTATTAGAACTGATCAATTTTGAAGAGTCGAGGCTGTGAAATGCATCATTGGTGGAAGCCCCGTTATTACAATCATCTCTGCAGTCAAGTGCCAATCCTCTACGATCCAGATGCCCATCCATCTTACCAAAAGAACTGCTGCGTTTGGGGGGAGCGGGGGCAGTTCTCTTCTTTTTCTTGATATAGCTAAAGGGATTCATTCTGAACCTGTCTTTGTCTTTAGCTAGGATGCGGTCATCTTCATTCAGGTTGCTATCAAGAAGAGGCTTTGGGAGCATCGGCGGTACGACCACATCAGCCTCTGGTGCATCTGGAAACCAAACAAATCAACACAATCACTCCGCTTGACTCTATACACATACTGAAcactgagacagagagagagagagagcagaactTACCGGGACTGTCTCCATCCTTACTGTCCATGTGCCTTCGTAGTGTCCTGGTCTTAGTGGGAAGTTCTGGTGCCTGCTGTATTGGACTCAGTGTCAGCTTCTTGCCTTTTTTACCCAACTCTTTCTCCACCTCTGCAAGCCAATAAACAGTTCAAATGAGGCGTGAAAAAATTCTCACTAATAAAAGAAGCTCTCTAAACAGACATACCATCAGAGATACTGGATTCTTGAAACATGGTCTCAAACGCCTGGTGGGTTTCAGCAAAAGATGGCCGCTCTGCAGGGTTCCACCTCCAACCTTAAGAGATATTAACCAAACTTAGTTCAAAACTCACAGAGAACATGTAGCTGCATTAATACAGTTTAAAAGTGCACAGATTGTATGTTTCAGGCACGTGTGGTTTACAGTTTTCATGAAAGAGTCTTAAATAGACGTCAGTTTCTTGTACGATCTGAAAAGGCTGCTTACAGGCCCTCATGAGCTCATAGACTTTCTCCGGGCATCCCTCAGGTCTGTCCATACGATAATCTCTCTGTAGTAGCTCGTACACTTGAGACAAGTCAATTCCAGGATATGGAGACATCCCATAGGTGGCAATCTCCCAAAGCAGAACTCCAAATGCTAAAGAGTTTGAGCAAGAATGTAAGTTTGTGACAGGTTGGTTCAGCTTTAACTTTATTTCATGCCTTTGATTTTCTTACCCCACACATCTGACTTAATAGAGAATATGTTATAGGCCAGACTCTCTGGTGCCGTCCATTTGATGGGAAACTTCGCTCCTGCACGAGCTTCGTAGGTGTCTCCTATAATCAGACGACTCAGTCCAAAATCTGCCACTTTAACCAAGTGATTTTCCCCAACTAAGCAGTTACGAGCAGCTAGATCCCTGAAACAAGAACCAAACTGTTATTGAAAATATGCTGATTATATAAATACATCATTCAAGTGCACTTCAATGTAACTTGTGCATTCAGTTACAAACACGTAAGAGTTATTATTGGTGTTTGATTAAAGACAGATCGTTATCACTATTACTCAAATTCAGAGTGATCAACAAGCATTCTAGTACGAGATTCAAGCCACACAACGACTGCTCGACCAAATGAGAGAAAATCAaacactgctgtgtttcattctAAGGACGAGGATAATACTGCACTGATGATGAAATATCACATGACAATGAGATCTGATGTATAGAGTtcttatgagtttgttttgctttttgctAAATCAGTTGTGCTCTCGTCTggtttcacttcagaagacattcATGTCATTTGGATTACTTAAATGATGCATGTTTTTCGTGGCTTTAACGAGCTGAGATCTTATAGATCACTTCTGGGGGACATAAataacgctggtccagaagaacttcctgtatCTGTTTATAACACCGCACAAATGATAGACCAGAATACAATCAACAGAACACgaataaccgaatcaaaatgttaaacgaatatcttCAGGAttgaattatatatgtaagaattaaaaaagaaatcagAAGTGCTGTGTATGATTACGGATATTTAAACAAACTCTTTGTTCATGTTCGCCTGAAGAAGTGAGGTCAAGAACATCGGGGAACGGATGAGGGAGAGTATATGATGAGAGAATTGACAtttctttgggtgaactattgtttcaatgtttatgttgtgaagcagttctgtttttaaatgtgctgtagAAATAAATGTGACTCACGTGAACAGTGCCATATGCAGCATGACTAAAGAGTGTTTTGATAAGTTCACTTGATAAATTCAACATTGGCTCATCACATCATTATAAAGAGAATGTCATGTTTAGCTGCTGTGTTTGTGCTGACCTGTGGATGAAGTTTTTCACCTCCAGATACTCCATAGCAGAGGAGATCTGTGTGGCCATGTAGAGAAGCACCACAGCGTTCACCTCCTGACGGTTACACTCACGCAGATAATCCAACAGATTCCCATGAGTCATGAACTCTGTGATGATGTAAAAGGGAGGTTCCCGTGTACACACGCCTGTTATGACACACAAACACGGAACGTTTGCCAGACAATACAAAGGAAAACTACGCACGTGTGCTGCAAACAGAGGTTGAAATAAAGACGGAATGTGCTACGCTTGAGCATCAGAGTAAAGAAACTGACAGAAAGAGCGTTTGAACTGTGCGATTAGTTGTTTTTGGGATATGCACGAGCCGGTCATTGTACGAGTATTATACAGGAATGATTCACAGGTCATGTGTAACATCAGCAGTGAAACTCACCCAACAGCTGCACCAGGTTTGGATGTTTGATTTCTTTCATGACTGCAGCTTCCTTTAAAAACTCCTCCACTTCCATCGTGTCTTCCTGCACAAGAGGAGGAGAAATAAACCACACTCAAACTCATCCCTGAACTTAGAAAAACACTTTCTCATCAATCTCTGATAAGCATGAATAAGTCAGGGATAATCAgaagctagccgtgcgttaaagggttttaatgcacgacctggaggccaagaaccacgtgacgcgaagcggagtgcattactgtgcgttcagaccgccgccgtcgagagcatcaaaaatcgctctggccgacctgccaacaacgctgtagaaagagtcttgggcgctctgacgtagatcgaaatcttatcttgtatttaaaggggccgcaagcaaacaagcttgttgatcttgtgcagactgaccacaagagattgatcggtggaaagaactttattgtagttacacgtttgctaacgaaataaaccaattaaaagccatttgtgtggtgtggcttttgtgttcatggttaagtgctagtctataatttcaacattataggagacatttactagccttggtctttaattaacattaatttgtgtGCAACCTACATTACAAACTCTCCTGGTCGAAGTGTAACGTTAGCTTTAATGCAGTTGGTCAAAGCGGTGTTATTTTGAGCAAATGAATTTCATTCCCGCTGGAAAACAAGCGTTCTGTTGTTGcatataaatagtttatttaatattctgcagcagtaacactgttttgcatgctctggcgctaaagttagcatgaaattcccgcttatttacagaaaatatataacgttaatgcacatcaacagcaactcaccaggaaaacaaacaatctcagacaccttggtccacgcataattttttttat contains:
- the abl1 gene encoding tyrosine-protein kinase ABL1 isoform X1, encoding MGQQPGKFVGDQRRPSLPALPFIKGTGKRETSRQGALHFHNVFVVHEARPDFEPSGLSEAARWNSKENLLAGPSENDPNLFVALYDFVASGDNTLSITKGEKLRVLGYNHNGEWCEAQTKNGQGWVPSNYITPVNSLEKHSWYHGPVSRNAAEYLLSSGINGSFLVRESESSPGQRSISLRYEGRVYHYRINTASDGKLYVSSESRFNTLAELVHHHSTVSDGLITTLHYPAPKRNKPTVYGVSPNYDKWEMERTDITMKHKLGGGQYGEVYEGVWKKYNLTVAVKTLKEDTMEVEEFLKEAAVMKEIKHPNLVQLLGVCTREPPFYIITEFMTHGNLLDYLRECNRQEVNAVVLLYMATQISSAMEYLEVKNFIHRDLAARNCLVGENHLVKVADFGLSRLIIGDTYEARAGAKFPIKWTAPESLAYNIFSIKSDVWAFGVLLWEIATYGMSPYPGIDLSQVYELLQRDYRMDRPEGCPEKVYELMRACWRWNPAERPSFAETHQAFETMFQESSISDEVEKELGKKGKKLTLSPIQQAPELPTKTRTLRRHMDSKDGDSPDAPEADVVVPPMLPKPLLDSNLNEDDRILAKDKDRFRMNPFSYIKKKKRTAPAPPKRSSSFGKMDGHLDRRGLALDCRDDCNNGASTNDAFHSLDSSKLISSNSTAGVGVTNGAPLYPGQLFPSHSRKKGTPTTSGGGGKLASTPPTEEDPISNSKRFLRSSSTSSMSRGSEWKSVTLPRDIQSSHFDSGTFGGKPALPRKKTDCGQRGGTLTPPPRLPKKSEDVSDEVFKDTDSSPGSSPSNLTPKLGRRLQTDSSKTSALQAELLKPGVISTLGATGDECRSRRHKQTPDVPVQREKVKFAKPKPAPPPPPVSSAKSGKTSRSLALDVASDTKVKGSSEPSPPSPGPTEQAKGGLSQECAKKLPKNTSKVQPPKSSSTSPTSQLLAMGAGSAVGDAGSNFIPLMTTRRSLRKTRQPSERLSNSAITREMVLESTELLRAAIGRISEQTGSHSAVLEAGKNLSKYCASYVESIQQMRNKFAFREAINKLESNLRELQICPAATGGANAPQDFSKLLSSVKEISDIVQR
- the abl1 gene encoding tyrosine-protein kinase ABL1 isoform X5; this translates as MLYVSSESRFNTLAELVHHHSTVSDGLITTLHYPAPKRNKPTVYGVSPNYDKWEMERTDITMKHKLGGGQYGEVYEGVWKKYNLTVAVKTLKEDTMEVEEFLKEAAVMKEIKHPNLVQLLGVCTREPPFYIITEFMTHGNLLDYLRECNRQEVNAVVLLYMATQISSAMEYLEVKNFIHRDLAARNCLVGENHLVKVADFGLSRLIIGDTYEARAGAKFPIKWTAPESLAYNIFSIKSDVWAFGVLLWEIATYGMSPYPGIDLSQVYELLQRDYRMDRPEGCPEKVYELMRACWRWNPAERPSFAETHQAFETMFQESSISDEVEKELGKKGKKLTLSPIQQAPELPTKTRTLRRHMDSKDGDSPDAPEADVVVPPMLPKPLLDSNLNEDDRILAKDKDRFRMNPFSYIKKKKRTAPAPPKRSSSFGKMDGHLDRRGLALDCRDDCNNGASTNDAFHSLDSSKLISSNSTAGVGVTNGAPLYPGQLFPSHSRKKGTPTTSGGGGKLASTPPTEEDPISNSKRFLRSSSTSSMSRGSEWKSVTLPRDIQSSHFDSGTFGGKPALPRKKTDCGQRGGTLTPPPRLPKKSEDVSDEVFKDTDSSPGSSPSNLTPKLGRRLQTDSSKTSALQAELLKPGVISTLGATGDECRSRRHKQTPDVPVQREKVKFAKPKPAPPPPPVSSAKSGKTSRSLALDVASDTKVKGSSEPSPPSPGPTEQAKGGLSQECAKKLPKNTSKVQPPKSSSTSPTSQLLAMGAGSAVGDAGSNFIPLMTTRRSLRKTRQPSERLSNSAITREMVLESTELLRAAIGRISEQTGSHSAVLEAGKNLSKYCASYVESIQQMRNKFAFREAINKLESNLRELQICPAATGGANAPQDFSKLLSSVKEISDIVQR
- the abl1 gene encoding tyrosine-protein kinase ABL1 isoform X4, which produces MKMLEICLKLVGCKSKKGLSSSSSCYFEARPDFEPSGLSEAARWNSKENLLAGPSENDPNLFVALYDFVASGDNTLSITKGEKLRVLGYNHNGEWCEAQTKNGQGWVPSNYITPVNSLEKHSWYHGPVSRNAAEYLLSSGINGSFLVRESESSPGQRSISLRYEGRVYHYRINTASDGKLYVSSESRFNTLAELVHHHSTVSDGLITTLHYPAPKRNKPTVYGVSPNYDKWEMERTDITMKHKLGGGQYGEVYEGVWKKYNLTVAVKTLKEDTMEVEEFLKEAAVMKEIKHPNLVQLLGVCTREPPFYIITEFMTHGNLLDYLRECNRQEVNAVVLLYMATQISSAMEYLEVKNFIHRDLAARNCLVGENHLVKVADFGLSRLIIGDTYEARAGAKFPIKWTAPESLAYNIFSIKSDVWAFGVLLWEIATYGMSPYPGIDLSQVYELLQRDYRMDRPEGCPEKVYELMRACWRWNPAERPSFAETHQAFETMFQESSISDEVEKELGKKGKKLTLSPIQQAPELPTKTRTLRRHMDSKDGDSPDAPEADVVVPPMLPKPLLDSNLNEDDRILAKDKDRFRMNPFSYIKKKKRTAPAPPKRSSSFGKMDGHLDRRGLALDCRDDCNNGASTNDAFHSLDSSKLISSNSTAGVGVTNGAPLYPGQLFPSHSRKKGTPTTSGGGGKLASTPPTEEDPISNSKRFLRSSSTSSMSRGSEWKSVTLPRDIQSSHFDSGTFGGKPALPRKKTDCGQRGGTLTPPPRLPKKSEDVSDEVFKDTDSSPGSSPSNLTPKLGRRLQTDSSKTSALQAELLKPGVISTLGATGDECRSRRHKQTPDVPVQREKVKFAKPKPAPPPPPVSSAKSGKTSRSLALDVASDTKVKGSSEPSPPSPGPTEQAKGGLSQECAKKLPKNTSKVQPPKSSSTSPTSQLLAMGAGSAVGDAGSNFIPLMTTRRSLRKTRQPSERLSNSAITREMVLESTELLRAAIGRISEQTGSHSAVLEAGKNLSKYCASYVESIQQMRNKFAFREAINKLESNLRELQICPAATGGANAPQDFSKLLSSVKEISDIVQR
- the abl1 gene encoding tyrosine-protein kinase ABL1 isoform X2, whose amino-acid sequence is MGQQPGKFVGDQRRPSLPALPFIKGTGKRETSRQGALHFHNVFVVHARPDFEPSGLSEAARWNSKENLLAGPSENDPNLFVALYDFVASGDNTLSITKGEKLRVLGYNHNGEWCEAQTKNGQGWVPSNYITPVNSLEKHSWYHGPVSRNAAEYLLSSGINGSFLVRESESSPGQRSISLRYEGRVYHYRINTASDGKLYVSSESRFNTLAELVHHHSTVSDGLITTLHYPAPKRNKPTVYGVSPNYDKWEMERTDITMKHKLGGGQYGEVYEGVWKKYNLTVAVKTLKEDTMEVEEFLKEAAVMKEIKHPNLVQLLGVCTREPPFYIITEFMTHGNLLDYLRECNRQEVNAVVLLYMATQISSAMEYLEVKNFIHRDLAARNCLVGENHLVKVADFGLSRLIIGDTYEARAGAKFPIKWTAPESLAYNIFSIKSDVWAFGVLLWEIATYGMSPYPGIDLSQVYELLQRDYRMDRPEGCPEKVYELMRACWRWNPAERPSFAETHQAFETMFQESSISDEVEKELGKKGKKLTLSPIQQAPELPTKTRTLRRHMDSKDGDSPDAPEADVVVPPMLPKPLLDSNLNEDDRILAKDKDRFRMNPFSYIKKKKRTAPAPPKRSSSFGKMDGHLDRRGLALDCRDDCNNGASTNDAFHSLDSSKLISSNSTAGVGVTNGAPLYPGQLFPSHSRKKGTPTTSGGGGKLASTPPTEEDPISNSKRFLRSSSTSSMSRGSEWKSVTLPRDIQSSHFDSGTFGGKPALPRKKTDCGQRGGTLTPPPRLPKKSEDVSDEVFKDTDSSPGSSPSNLTPKLGRRLQTDSSKTSALQAELLKPGVISTLGATGDECRSRRHKQTPDVPVQREKVKFAKPKPAPPPPPVSSAKSGKTSRSLALDVASDTKVKGSSEPSPPSPGPTEQAKGGLSQECAKKLPKNTSKVQPPKSSSTSPTSQLLAMGAGSAVGDAGSNFIPLMTTRRSLRKTRQPSERLSNSAITREMVLESTELLRAAIGRISEQTGSHSAVLEAGKNLSKYCASYVESIQQMRNKFAFREAINKLESNLRELQICPAATGGANAPQDFSKLLSSVKEISDIVQR
- the abl1 gene encoding tyrosine-protein kinase ABL1 isoform X3, with translation MKMLEICLKLVGCKSKKGLSSSSSCYFEEARPDFEPSGLSEAARWNSKENLLAGPSENDPNLFVALYDFVASGDNTLSITKGEKLRVLGYNHNGEWCEAQTKNGQGWVPSNYITPVNSLEKHSWYHGPVSRNAAEYLLSSGINGSFLVRESESSPGQRSISLRYEGRVYHYRINTASDGKLYVSSESRFNTLAELVHHHSTVSDGLITTLHYPAPKRNKPTVYGVSPNYDKWEMERTDITMKHKLGGGQYGEVYEGVWKKYNLTVAVKTLKEDTMEVEEFLKEAAVMKEIKHPNLVQLLGVCTREPPFYIITEFMTHGNLLDYLRECNRQEVNAVVLLYMATQISSAMEYLEVKNFIHRDLAARNCLVGENHLVKVADFGLSRLIIGDTYEARAGAKFPIKWTAPESLAYNIFSIKSDVWAFGVLLWEIATYGMSPYPGIDLSQVYELLQRDYRMDRPEGCPEKVYELMRACWRWNPAERPSFAETHQAFETMFQESSISDEVEKELGKKGKKLTLSPIQQAPELPTKTRTLRRHMDSKDGDSPDAPEADVVVPPMLPKPLLDSNLNEDDRILAKDKDRFRMNPFSYIKKKKRTAPAPPKRSSSFGKMDGHLDRRGLALDCRDDCNNGASTNDAFHSLDSSKLISSNSTAGVGVTNGAPLYPGQLFPSHSRKKGTPTTSGGGGKLASTPPTEEDPISNSKRFLRSSSTSSMSRGSEWKSVTLPRDIQSSHFDSGTFGGKPALPRKKTDCGQRGGTLTPPPRLPKKSEDVSDEVFKDTDSSPGSSPSNLTPKLGRRLQTDSSKTSALQAELLKPGVISTLGATGDECRSRRHKQTPDVPVQREKVKFAKPKPAPPPPPVSSAKSGKTSRSLALDVASDTKVKGSSEPSPPSPGPTEQAKGGLSQECAKKLPKNTSKVQPPKSSSTSPTSQLLAMGAGSAVGDAGSNFIPLMTTRRSLRKTRQPSERLSNSAITREMVLESTELLRAAIGRISEQTGSHSAVLEAGKNLSKYCASYVESIQQMRNKFAFREAINKLESNLRELQICPAATGGANAPQDFSKLLSSVKEISDIVQR